CAATAATATTACGCAGCATGGCGCAACTCCCACTGCATCACATCGGTACGGCCATGGCGAAATGCCGCGATACAGGACGTCAGATAAAAACGCCACAAACGAATAAACTTATCATCAAACCCCATGGCCTTTACATCATCGACGCGGGCATCAAAATTTTCCAACCAGCGCGTCAAAGTCAGGGCATAATCCTGCCCAAAGGCGAATGAATCAGAGACTTGCAAACCGGCCTTCTCACTCTCCACACGAAACCGTTCAGGGGATGGCAACATCCCGCCCGGAAATATGAATGTGCGAATGGCGTCTCCACCCTTGCGATAGCGATCAAAACAAGCATCAGAAATAGTGATCGTCTGGATAAGCGCAGCCCCCTTTTGCGCCAGCAAGGATTTTATTTTTGAAAAGTAAACTGGCCAAAATTTTTCTCCGACAGCTTCGAACATCTCGATTGAAACAATCTGATCATATAGGCCTTTTTGGTGACGGTAATCCTCAAGCGCGATTGTTGCGTTTTTCCCAAGGCGACGCGACGCATAATCATGTTGCTCCTGTGATATCGTCAACCCCTTGATTGCGTAATCCCCCTTTTCCATGGCACGCTCGGCGAAACCTCCCCACCCGCACCCAATTTCCAGCAAACGGCCAGACGGCTTCATTCGCTCAATAATTCGGTCATATTTACGATTTTGCGCCTTGTCCAAGGGTTCATTTTGGTTACTGAACATCGCCGCCGAATAGGTCATGGTCGGGTCGAGCCAAAGCGCATAAAAATCATTGCCGATATCATAGTGCGCATGGATGTTTTTTCGACTGCCACGAATTGTATTGCGGGTAAAAATGTAAGCCATTCTGGCCGCAACCCGGCCGAACGAGGCACCGGCAATATAATCATCGAGAACAGATTGGTTTTGCATGCCAAATTCAAACAAGCTGGCGGGATCAGGTGAATCCCATTTTCCATCGCGATACGTTTCCGCCAGCGCGATATCGCCGCGACACATGGCACCGGCCAGGACATGCCAATCATGAAGAACCAGCTCCGCCGTAGCGCCCGGGAAATTCCCATGGAAAGAGCGAATCTTTCCGTCCGGCGTTGTCACAGACAAGGAACCGTAGCGAATATTATTCAGAGACTCCAGAAAGCGATTTGTTATCAAGCGATCCAGCATGATTTTGCCTTTTAAATTAACCGTTAAAACGATTTGAATTTCATGAAGTTTTTTAGCCCTTACATTTTACCAAGATTGCGCGTTGCGCTGATCTTTTCTGTGCGCTGATCGGGCTTTGAAACATAACGGATTCCCTTGGCGATAAGCCGCAACGCTTGCCAGTGAATCAGAAAAATTGCCTTTAACGTCACACATGGATGCCGCCAGAACGCACTGCTCAAGGTTTTTTTGTTCAATGGAGAGAATTCCCCCAACAGAGATGTGACTAACTGTCGCTGGCCATGCCCGTCGTAATAATCAATAAAAACCCCAAGCCCGTCTTGTCGCAGGTCAAAACGGAATTTGTACGATCCATCGCGTGCAAGGAAAGGAGAGACATGGAATAATTTTTCTGCCTCTAGCCAATCTTCACCCTTAATAGGGGTATGATCGGGATGAGCGCACAGATAGCTATGCTGTTCACCAAAAGTATTGTGAACGTCGCACAGGACCGCTCTCAAAACACCTTTTTCATCAAGGCAGAGATAAAAGCTGACTGGGTTAAAGACATACCCCAAAATCCGCGGCATCGTAATCAGAATGATGTCCTTAACATCATCCTTAAATCCATGGGAAGAAAGAATGGATTGCACCCACGGCAGCGGATCAGTACCGTCACGCTTGCCCAGATCCTTCGGGTAAAAACTGGCAAGGCGGCCAGGGATTTTTTGGGCAGGCAACGGCAACGCCAAATAATATACCCCATAGGAAAAGCTGTTTTCCTTTGGGAAAACCCTTCGATGCATCACTTTTGCGGTATATAGCCGGGGCTCGCTTACCATGGCGGATCAATTCCCATATGCGCCGCAACAACAACCGCACTCG
The genomic region above belongs to Micavibrio aeruginosavorus EPB and contains:
- a CDS encoding SAM-dependent methyltransferase, translated to MLDRLITNRFLESLNNIRYGSLSVTTPDGKIRSFHGNFPGATAELVLHDWHVLAGAMCRGDIALAETYRDGKWDSPDPASLFEFGMQNQSVLDDYIAGASFGRVAARMAYIFTRNTIRGSRKNIHAHYDIGNDFYALWLDPTMTYSAAMFSNQNEPLDKAQNRKYDRIIERMKPSGRLLEIGCGWGGFAERAMEKGDYAIKGLTISQEQHDYASRRLGKNATIALEDYRHQKGLYDQIVSIEMFEAVGEKFWPVYFSKIKSLLAQKGAALIQTITISDACFDRYRKGGDAIRTFIFPGGMLPSPERFRVESEKAGLQVSDSFAFGQDYALTLTRWLENFDARVDDVKAMGFDDKFIRLWRFYLTSCIAAFRHGRTDVMQWELRHAA
- a CDS encoding DUF1365 domain-containing protein; translated protein: MVSEPRLYTAKVMHRRVFPKENSFSYGVYYLALPLPAQKIPGRLASFYPKDLGKRDGTDPLPWVQSILSSHGFKDDVKDIILITMPRILGYVFNPVSFYLCLDEKGVLRAVLCDVHNTFGEQHSYLCAHPDHTPIKGEDWLEAEKLFHVSPFLARDGSYKFRFDLRQDGLGVFIDYYDGHGQRQLVTSLLGEFSPLNKKTLSSAFWRHPCVTLKAIFLIHWQALRLIAKGIRYVSKPDQRTEKISATRNLGKM